One window from the genome of Streptococcus halotolerans encodes:
- the cvfB gene encoding RNA-binding virulence regulatory protein CvfB yields MNELLGTVISGLVTDENTQAYFVQKDGITFSLSKEEGTHQLGDMVKGFAYTDMKQKPRLTTKEVASTRTSYGWGTVTDVRRDLGVFVDAGIPDKEIVVSLDVLPEMKELWPKKGDRLYIKLDVDRKDRIWGLPAEADVFQKMAGPAYDNMQNQTWPAIVYRLKLSGTFVYLPENNMLGFIHPSERYAEPRLGQVLDARVIGFREIDRTLNLSIKPRSFEMLENDAQMILTYLEANGGFMTLNDKSTPEDIKATFGISKGQFKKALGGLMKANKIKQDRSGTELID; encoded by the coding sequence ATGAATGAACTATTAGGAACTGTTATCAGTGGTTTGGTAACAGATGAAAATACACAAGCCTATTTTGTACAAAAAGATGGCATCACCTTTTCCCTTTCTAAAGAAGAGGGAACACATCAATTAGGCGACATGGTTAAAGGATTTGCTTATACTGATATGAAGCAAAAGCCACGTTTAACAACCAAAGAAGTGGCTTCGACCAGAACTAGCTATGGTTGGGGAACAGTGACAGATGTTCGTCGTGATTTAGGTGTTTTTGTGGATGCTGGAATTCCAGATAAGGAAATTGTTGTTTCGTTGGATGTGCTTCCAGAAATGAAAGAATTATGGCCTAAAAAGGGAGACCGTTTGTACATAAAGCTTGATGTTGACCGTAAAGATCGTATTTGGGGCTTGCCCGCTGAAGCTGACGTTTTTCAGAAAATGGCTGGACCAGCTTACGATAATATGCAAAACCAAACTTGGCCAGCTATTGTTTACCGTCTCAAACTGTCAGGTACTTTTGTTTATCTACCAGAAAACAATATGTTAGGATTTATCCATCCAAGTGAGCGCTATGCTGAGCCGCGTCTCGGTCAGGTTTTAGATGCTCGTGTTATTGGGTTCCGAGAGATTGACCGCACTCTGAATCTATCGATTAAACCGCGTTCTTTTGAAATGTTGGAAAATGATGCTCAGATGATTTTAACTTATTTAGAGGCTAATGGAGGGTTTATGACGCTTAATGACAAATCCACCCCAGAAGATATCAAGGCAACTTTTGGGATTTCTAAAGGGCAGTTTAAAAAAGCTTTAGGTGGTTTGATGAAGGCTAACAAAATCAAACAAGATAGGTCAGGAACAGAGTTAATTGATTAA
- the ybeY gene encoding rRNA maturation RNase YbeY: protein MYVEMIDETGQVSEEIKKQTLDLLEFAAEKTGKADKEMAVTFVTNERSHALNLEYRDTDRPTDVISLEYKPENPIVFDEEDLAENPEIAEMMEEFDVYIGELFISIDKAKEQAQEYGHSYEREMGFLAVHGFLHINGYDHYTPEEEAEMFGLQEEILNAYGLTRQ from the coding sequence ATGTATGTAGAGATGATTGATGAGACTGGACAGGTTTCTGAAGAGATCAAGAAGCAAACACTTGATTTGCTTGAATTTGCGGCTGAAAAAACTGGAAAAGCGGACAAGGAAATGGCTGTTACATTTGTGACCAATGAACGAAGCCATGCCTTAAATCTGGAGTATCGAGATACCGATCGTCCGACAGATGTGATTAGTTTGGAGTATAAGCCAGAAAATCCTATTGTTTTTGATGAGGAGGATTTAGCAGAAAATCCTGAGATAGCAGAAATGATGGAAGAATTTGACGTTTATATCGGCGAGCTTTTTATCTCTATTGATAAAGCCAAAGAGCAAGCCCAAGAGTATGGACATTCCTATGAGCGTGAAATGGGCTTCTTGGCAGTTCATGGATTCCTTCATATCAATGGTTATGATCATTACACACCAGAAGAAGAAGCAGAGATGTTCGGACTACAGGAAGAGATTTTGAATGCCTATGGACTCACAAGACAATAA
- the era gene encoding GTPase Era yields the protein MSFKSGFVAILGRPNVGKSTFLNYVMGQKIAIMSDKAQTTRNKIMGIYTTDAEQIVFIDTPGIHKPKTALGDFMVESAYSTLREVETVLFMVPADEERGKGDDMIIERLKAAKVPVILVINKIDKVHPDQLLAQIDDFKDQMDFKEIVPISATQGNNVNRLMEILKDNLEEGFQYFPEDQITDHPERFLVSEMIREKVLHLTQQEVPHSIAVVIESMKRDEETDKVHIRATIMVERDSQKGIVIGKQGAMLKKIGTMARRDIELMLGDKVFLETWVKVKKNWRDKKLDLADFGYNEKEY from the coding sequence ATGTCATTTAAAAGTGGTTTTGTGGCGATTTTAGGTCGTCCTAATGTTGGAAAATCAACCTTCTTGAATTATGTCATGGGGCAAAAGATTGCCATCATGAGTGACAAGGCACAAACAACACGTAATAAAATTATGGGCATCTATACCACAGATGCGGAGCAAATTGTCTTTATTGACACACCAGGTATTCATAAACCTAAGACAGCCTTGGGTGATTTCATGGTGGAATCAGCTTACAGCACACTTCGTGAAGTGGAGACGGTCCTTTTTATGGTACCAGCAGACGAAGAGCGTGGTAAGGGTGATGATATGATTATTGAGCGCCTCAAAGCTGCTAAGGTGCCTGTTATTCTAGTTATCAACAAGATTGATAAAGTGCATCCGGATCAGCTTTTAGCACAGATTGATGACTTTAAAGATCAAATGGACTTTAAAGAGATTGTGCCGATTTCAGCAACTCAAGGAAATAATGTTAATCGTCTGATGGAAATTCTTAAAGATAATCTCGAGGAAGGTTTTCAGTATTTCCCAGAGGATCAAATCACCGATCATCCAGAACGTTTCTTGGTTTCTGAAATGATCCGCGAGAAGGTGCTTCATTTAACGCAGCAAGAAGTACCGCATTCTATCGCTGTTGTGATTGAGTCTATGAAACGGGATGAAGAAACGGACAAGGTGCATATCCGTGCAACTATTATGGTTGAACGCGACAGCCAAAAAGGGATTGTCATTGGTAAACAAGGTGCTATGCTCAAGAAAATAGGAACCATGGCTCGCCGTGATATTGAACTCATGCTAGGAGATAAGGTCTTCCTCGAAACCTGGGTCAAGGTCAAGAAAAACTGGCGTGATAAAAAACTTGACCTCGCCGACTTTGGTTATAATGAGAAAGAATATTGA
- a CDS encoding YozE family protein, with protein sequence MRKSFYTWLMTERNPKSNAPVAILADLAFEDTTFPKHTDDFDLISRYLEDEASFAFNLSHFDQIWEDYLAH encoded by the coding sequence GTGAGAAAATCCTTTTACACATGGTTGATGACTGAGCGAAATCCTAAGTCAAATGCGCCAGTAGCTATCTTGGCTGATTTGGCCTTTGAGGATACAACCTTTCCCAAGCATACAGATGACTTTGACCTTATCAGTCGTTACTTGGAAGATGAAGCTAGTTTTGCTTTCAATCTGAGTCATTTTGACCAGATTTGGGAAGATTATTTGGCGCATTAG
- a CDS encoding PhoH family protein, whose product MQEYSVEITLNHPDDVLALFGTNERHLRLIEEHLQVIIHARTERVQILADEEEAVELARITIQALLVLVERGMTINTSDVVTALSMAENGTIDKFVALYEEEIIKDSYGKPIRVKTLGQKVYVDSVKKHDVVFGIGPAGTGKTFLAVTLAVTALKRGQVKRIILTRPAVEAGESLGFLPGDLKEKVDPYLRPVYDALYQILGKEQTARLMERDIIEIAPLAYMRGRTLDDAFVILDEAQNTTIMQMKMFLTRLGFNSKMIVNGDTSQIDLPRNVKSGLIDASEKLKAIKQIDFVHFSAKDVVRHPVVAEIINAYETKLRAEDIQKSSEGSQAAKKSGLTTYEVIGELPEDKD is encoded by the coding sequence TTGCAAGAGTATTCTGTAGAAATCACCCTTAACCATCCCGACGATGTCTTGGCACTTTTCGGGACTAACGAACGTCATTTACGTCTTATTGAAGAACATCTTCAGGTTATTATTCATGCTAGAACTGAGCGTGTTCAGATTTTGGCTGATGAGGAAGAAGCGGTAGAACTAGCACGTATCACTATCCAAGCCCTTCTTGTACTTGTAGAGCGCGGTATGACGATTAACACGTCTGATGTGGTAACTGCCCTATCTATGGCTGAAAATGGAACAATTGATAAATTCGTGGCTCTTTATGAAGAGGAAATCATCAAAGATAGCTATGGCAAACCCATTCGCGTAAAAACACTTGGTCAAAAAGTGTATGTGGATAGCGTTAAGAAGCACGACGTGGTTTTCGGTATTGGTCCTGCTGGTACTGGTAAAACCTTCCTTGCGGTGACCTTGGCTGTAACAGCTCTCAAGCGTGGACAGGTAAAACGGATTATTTTGACCCGCCCTGCGGTTGAAGCTGGTGAGAGCTTAGGATTTTTACCGGGAGATTTGAAAGAAAAGGTTGATCCTTATCTTCGACCGGTTTATGATGCTCTTTATCAAATTTTGGGTAAGGAGCAGACAGCTCGCCTTATGGAGCGCGACATCATTGAAATTGCTCCCTTAGCTTATATGCGTGGTCGTACGCTGGATGATGCTTTTGTCATTTTAGATGAGGCGCAAAATACGACCATCATGCAAATGAAGATGTTCTTGACCCGTCTTGGCTTTAATTCTAAGATGATTGTTAATGGGGATACTAGTCAGATTGACTTGCCTCGTAATGTAAAATCGGGCTTGATTGATGCTTCTGAAAAGTTGAAGGCTATTAAGCAGATAGATTTTGTGCATTTCTCAGCTAAGGATGTGGTTCGCCATCCAGTAGTAGCAGAAATTATCAATGCCTATGAAACGAAGCTTCGCGCAGAAGATATTCAAAAATCATCTGAAGGATCACAAGCTGCTAAAAAATCAGGCTTAACGACCTATGAAGTGATAGGGGAATTACCTGAGGATAAGGATTGA
- a CDS encoding mechanosensitive ion channel — translation MDTYSRFTESIFGAVPGAIRIIVLILVALVVAAIVKKLVVKGLTKLAPVAKLSKWGLVKPTQDEKSLIKGCGQFAYFLVILFFLPAILSGLGVSSVVDPISNMFAKFFGFLPNAVAAGLILFVGVFLCKFVKNIVSNLLVKLPFEKWMSKLFDQDMTQAKVNEVKIADALASIVYVLLFIPILTLALETLGIRSLSEPIVGLLNQVISFIPNILVAVVLLAIGGFIAKLLSNLLEKVLKASGIDRYSQYLSVKGQAEYQISTVLANIVSAIILVFFFVQALATLNLSVLNTIGLAVIAYLPAVISSLAILGLAVILGNVLAGFIAKSTSSKALGEVVRYGLIALAIFMALDQLNIAQTIVQTTFTIILGAVAVAFALAFGLGGKAFAARQLEKLENFLNKK, via the coding sequence ATGGATACATATTCACGATTCACTGAATCTATCTTTGGAGCTGTGCCAGGCGCCATTCGTATTATCGTTTTGATTCTGGTTGCACTTGTTGTTGCTGCCATTGTCAAAAAACTTGTCGTTAAAGGCCTAACCAAGTTAGCGCCTGTGGCTAAATTATCAAAATGGGGATTGGTTAAACCAACTCAAGATGAAAAATCACTTATTAAAGGTTGCGGTCAATTCGCTTATTTCTTAGTCATCTTGTTCTTCTTGCCAGCTATTCTTTCTGGTCTTGGCGTTTCAAGTGTTGTTGACCCTATCTCAAACATGTTTGCTAAATTCTTTGGTTTCTTGCCAAACGCCGTAGCTGCTGGTCTTATCCTCTTCGTCGGTGTCTTCCTCTGCAAATTCGTTAAAAACATCGTCAGCAACCTCCTGGTTAAATTACCATTTGAAAAATGGATGAGCAAACTCTTTGATCAAGATATGACTCAGGCTAAGGTGAATGAAGTTAAAATCGCTGATGCACTAGCATCTATCGTTTACGTTCTTCTTTTCATTCCAATCTTAACGCTTGCGCTTGAAACCCTTGGAATCAGATCACTATCAGAGCCAATCGTTGGATTGCTTAACCAAGTGATTAGCTTTATCCCCAACATCTTGGTTGCCGTTGTTCTCTTGGCAATTGGTGGCTTTATTGCTAAATTGCTCAGTAACTTACTTGAAAAAGTCCTTAAAGCATCAGGTATCGATCGCTATTCACAATACCTTAGTGTTAAAGGACAAGCAGAGTACCAAATCTCAACGGTACTTGCTAACATCGTCAGTGCTATCATCTTAGTATTCTTCTTTGTTCAAGCATTAGCAACACTTAACCTTTCTGTCCTCAACACAATTGGTCTTGCTGTCATTGCTTATCTCCCAGCCGTTATTAGTTCACTCGCTATTCTCGGACTTGCCGTCATTCTTGGCAACGTGCTTGCTGGCTTTATCGCTAAATCAACTAGCAGCAAGGCACTTGGCGAAGTTGTGCGCTATGGACTAATTGCCCTAGCTATCTTCATGGCACTCGATCAATTAAACATTGCTCAAACGATTGTTCAAACAACATTCACCATTATTCTTGGAGCTGTTGCTGTTGCTTTCGCCCTCGCCTTTGGTCTTGGTGGTAAAGCCTTCGCAGCCCGTCAACTTGAAAAATTGGAAAACTTCCTTAACAAGAAATAA
- the mutM gene encoding DNA-formamidopyrimidine glycosylase, whose amino-acid sequence MPELPEVETVRRGLEKHVVGKSIKAIRFAFPKIAVTGVDSFRPLIDGQMTIHAMRRRGKYLIFDFGDLLLISHLRMEGKYLIFDRQEKVPENKHFHVFVTFADDSVLVYQDVRKFGTMEILLPSQEATYFAFKKLGPEPTRETFKLAPFERSLKSSSKKIKPYLLDQSLVAGLGNIYVDEVLWAAKVHPLRLSSSLKKTEIKRLHDETIRILQLGIEKGGSTIRTYRNALGEDGTMQRYLQVYGLTGQPCQRCGTAIEKMQVGGRGSHYCPKCQRQ is encoded by the coding sequence ATGCCTGAATTGCCTGAGGTTGAAACGGTGCGTCGCGGTTTGGAGAAGCATGTGGTTGGGAAGTCGATAAAGGCTATTCGTTTTGCTTTTCCTAAGATTGCAGTAACGGGTGTGGATTCTTTTAGGCCTCTGATAGATGGACAGATGACCATCCACGCTATGCGACGTCGTGGGAAATATTTGATTTTTGATTTTGGGGATTTATTGCTTATTTCGCATTTGCGGATGGAGGGCAAGTATCTTATCTTTGATAGGCAAGAAAAGGTACCCGAAAACAAGCATTTTCATGTCTTTGTGACATTTGCGGATGACTCTGTCTTGGTTTATCAAGATGTGCGAAAATTTGGGACTATGGAGATTCTGTTGCCATCGCAAGAAGCAACTTATTTTGCATTCAAGAAATTAGGTCCTGAACCTACTCGAGAAACGTTCAAGCTAGCGCCTTTTGAACGATCTCTGAAGTCTTCCTCTAAGAAAATCAAGCCCTACCTCTTAGATCAATCTTTGGTAGCTGGTTTGGGTAACATCTACGTTGACGAAGTGCTTTGGGCGGCTAAGGTTCATCCTTTGCGACTTAGTTCCAGTCTTAAAAAGACGGAAATCAAGCGTCTACATGACGAGACCATTCGTATCTTACAATTAGGGATTGAAAAAGGTGGTTCCACTATTAGGACTTATCGCAATGCATTGGGAGAAGATGGTACCATGCAGCGCTATTTACAAGTTTATGGATTGACAGGACAACCTTGTCAACGCTGCGGAACAGCTATTGAAAAAATGCAAGTAGGAGGAAGGGGCAGCCATTATTGTCCCAAGTGCCAGAGACAATGA
- the coaE gene encoding dephospho-CoA kinase (Dephospho-CoA kinase (CoaE) performs the final step in coenzyme A biosynthesis.) produces the protein MKQVIGITGGIASGKSTVTNYIRQEGFEVIDADAVVHELQTKGGKLYQVLLDFYGSKILAPDGELDRQALSEQFFSDEKVRVEVSALQDTIIRQELLARRDVLLEKYDLVFMDIPLLFELDYQSQLNQVWLVYLDPAQQLQRLMQRNGYTKEQAKQRMAAQLSLEEKKKRSDRVIDNSGPLEDTYAQIDCLLKEVSHVKT, from the coding sequence ATGAAACAAGTGATTGGGATTACAGGTGGTATTGCGTCAGGTAAATCGACTGTGACTAACTATATCAGACAAGAAGGTTTTGAAGTTATCGATGCGGATGCTGTTGTTCATGAGCTTCAAACAAAAGGAGGCAAATTGTATCAGGTTTTGTTGGATTTTTATGGATCTAAAATCCTAGCTCCTGACGGAGAGCTCGATAGACAAGCGCTATCTGAGCAATTTTTCTCGGATGAAAAAGTTCGAGTTGAGGTTTCAGCTTTGCAGGATACGATTATTCGGCAGGAATTGCTGGCGAGAAGGGATGTTTTATTGGAAAAATATGACTTGGTCTTCATGGATATTCCCCTCTTGTTTGAATTAGACTATCAAAGCCAGCTCAATCAAGTCTGGCTTGTTTACCTTGATCCAGCGCAGCAACTGCAACGTCTGATGCAACGAAATGGTTATACTAAGGAGCAGGCTAAGCAACGTATGGCAGCGCAGCTTTCTTTAGAGGAAAAGAAAAAACGGTCAGATAGGGTAATTGACAATAGCGGTCCTTTGGAGGATACTTATGCGCAAATCGATTGTTTATTAAAGGAAGTGAGTCATGTCAAAACGTAA
- a CDS encoding multidrug efflux MFS transporter, translated as MIRIPIEVDWKKNLKIAWFGSFLAGASFSLVMPFMPLYVEQLGAKPGLVELYSGLAVSLSALASGLFAPMWGRLADRYGRKPMMIRASFVMTLTMGGLAFVPNVFWLLVLRVLNGMFAGFIPNSNALIASQAPQEKTGYALGTLATGVIGGSLIGPLFGGFLAELVGIKMVFLLVGFLLFTVCLMTIFMIEEDFKPVARIDAWSTKELFDRIKDKQMLVGLFVTSMIIQIAAQSVAPILTLYIRHLGQTENLMFVSGAIVSAMGFSSMISSSRLGKAGDKIGNHRLILMGLLYCSVIYLFLARSETSLELGIWRFLFGFGTGALMPSVNSLLTHLTPKQGISRIFAYNQMFTNFGQVIGPFVGSAVAAGMGYRSVFYVTSAIVFFNFIWSLVNFRKYLTKKEI; from the coding sequence ATGATTAGGATTCCTATAGAAGTTGATTGGAAAAAGAACCTCAAAATAGCTTGGTTTGGTAGTTTTCTTGCTGGAGCAAGCTTTTCGCTTGTCATGCCATTCATGCCACTTTATGTTGAGCAACTAGGGGCTAAGCCAGGTCTGGTAGAACTATATTCTGGTTTGGCCGTTTCACTATCAGCGCTAGCCTCTGGCTTATTTGCTCCGATGTGGGGGAGATTGGCCGATCGCTATGGGCGTAAACCCATGATGATTCGTGCTAGTTTTGTCATGACCCTAACTATGGGGGGACTAGCCTTTGTCCCTAATGTTTTTTGGTTACTGGTTCTCCGTGTTTTAAATGGTATGTTTGCTGGCTTTATTCCCAATTCGAATGCTCTAATTGCTTCGCAAGCGCCACAAGAAAAAACAGGTTATGCTTTGGGAACCTTGGCAACAGGTGTTATCGGAGGGAGTTTGATTGGTCCGCTTTTTGGTGGTTTTTTAGCAGAATTAGTGGGTATCAAAATGGTTTTCCTCTTAGTGGGCTTTCTTCTCTTTACCGTCTGTCTGATGACGATTTTTATGATTGAAGAAGACTTTAAACCAGTTGCTCGTATTGATGCCTGGTCGACAAAAGAATTATTTGACCGTATTAAAGATAAACAAATGTTAGTCGGTCTTTTCGTGACTAGCATGATTATCCAAATTGCAGCCCAATCCGTAGCGCCAATCTTGACGCTTTATATACGGCATTTGGGACAAACAGAGAATCTCATGTTTGTTTCAGGAGCTATCGTTTCGGCGATGGGATTTTCTAGCATGATTTCAAGCTCGCGTCTTGGAAAAGCAGGAGATAAAATCGGAAATCACCGCCTCATTCTCATGGGTCTGCTTTATTGTTCAGTCATCTACCTTTTCCTAGCTAGGTCTGAGACCAGCTTAGAGTTGGGGATTTGGCGCTTTCTTTTTGGTTTTGGTACTGGTGCCTTGATGCCTAGTGTTAATTCGCTGTTGACGCATTTGACCCCTAAACAAGGGATTTCTCGAATCTTTGCCTACAATCAAATGTTTACTAACTTTGGTCAGGTTATAGGTCCTTTTGTTGGGTCTGCCGTTGCGGCTGGTATGGGTTATCGTTCTGTTTTCTATGTAACCAGTGCTATTGTCTTTTTCAATTTTATTTGGAGTCTTGTTAACTTCAGAAAATATCTCACAAAAAAGGAAATCTAA
- the msrA gene encoding peptide-methionine (S)-S-oxide reductase MsrA, giving the protein MERAIFAGGCFWCMVQPFEEQEGILSVRSGYTGGHVPNPTYEQVCSHTTGHTEAVEIIFDPEKVSYKDLVELYWAQTDPTDAFGQFEDRGDNYRPVIYYFDERQKEIAEKSKSALEKSGRFDKPIVTTIEPAETFYEAEDYHQGFYKTNPERYAASSAIRHQFLEENWQ; this is encoded by the coding sequence ATGGAAAGAGCAATATTTGCAGGCGGTTGTTTCTGGTGTATGGTCCAACCATTTGAAGAACAAGAGGGGATTTTATCTGTTCGTAGTGGTTATACAGGCGGTCATGTCCCAAATCCAACTTATGAACAAGTTTGCAGTCATACGACTGGTCATACAGAAGCTGTGGAAATTATCTTTGACCCTGAAAAAGTGTCTTACAAGGATTTGGTAGAACTCTACTGGGCGCAAACCGATCCAACGGACGCTTTTGGTCAGTTTGAAGATCGAGGAGACAATTATCGTCCAGTGATTTATTATTTTGATGAGCGTCAAAAAGAAATTGCTGAGAAATCTAAGTCTGCTCTTGAAAAATCGGGACGTTTTGATAAACCAATCGTGACAACAATTGAACCGGCTGAGACCTTTTACGAAGCAGAAGATTATCATCAAGGGTTCTATAAAACTAATCCGGAGCGTTATGCGGCTTCAAGTGCTATTCGTCATCAGTTTCTAGAGGAGAATTGGCAGTGA
- the dagK gene encoding diacylglycerol kinase codes for MDSQDNKQNKWKNRTLTASMEFAVTGVVNAYKEERNMRKHMISALLAVIAGFVFQISALEWLFLLLSIFLVISFEIVNSAIENVVDLASDYHFSMLAKNAKDMAAGAVLVISGYALLTGLIIFVPKMWQLVFG; via the coding sequence ATGGACTCACAAGACAATAAGCAAAATAAATGGAAAAACCGGACTTTGACAGCCAGTATGGAGTTTGCTGTGACTGGGGTGGTCAATGCTTATAAAGAAGAGCGCAATATGCGTAAGCATATGATTTCTGCTCTTCTAGCAGTGATAGCCGGATTTGTTTTCCAAATTTCAGCACTGGAGTGGTTATTTTTACTTCTTAGTATCTTTTTGGTGATTTCTTTTGAAATTGTCAATTCGGCCATCGAAAATGTAGTGGATTTGGCTAGTGATTACCATTTCTCCATGTTGGCCAAGAATGCGAAAGACATGGCTGCTGGTGCTGTTTTAGTGATCTCAGGATATGCTTTATTAACTGGCCTTATCATCTTTGTACCTAAGATGTGGCAACTAGTTTTTGGATGA
- a CDS encoding helicase HerA-like domain-containing protein produces the protein MLNCYGIITGAIGISNTVSLTVLAESLRFAAVPAFFE, from the coding sequence ATGCTCAATTGTTACGGTATCATTACAGGAGCAATAGGAATTAGTAACACAGTAAGTTTGACAGTATTAGCCGAGTCGTTGAGATTCGCTGCTGTGCCTGCTTTTTTTGAGTGA
- a CDS encoding bleomycin resistance protein encodes MEYSTLIPELIVSDIEKTYVFYVDLLGFQVEYERPEDKFYFLSYGDAQLMIEEASEEELSQLIYPFGYGLNFSLGVDDVSATYQAFQTAGYPIRRELEVREFRVGDDVVRPKEFAVLDPDGYYWRISD; translated from the coding sequence ATGGAATACAGTACACTCATACCAGAATTGATTGTCTCAGACATTGAAAAAACTTATGTCTTCTACGTTGACCTTTTAGGTTTTCAAGTAGAATACGAGCGTCCTGAGGACAAGTTTTATTTTCTGTCCTATGGTGATGCCCAGTTGATGATTGAGGAAGCAAGTGAGGAAGAACTCAGCCAGCTGATCTATCCTTTTGGGTATGGGCTTAATTTTTCTCTGGGTGTTGATGATGTATCTGCTACTTATCAAGCATTTCAGACTGCTGGTTATCCGATTCGTCGAGAACTTGAAGTCAGAGAGTTCCGTGTGGGCGATGACGTGGTTCGACCCAAAGAATTTGCGGTTCTGGATCCTGATGGCTACTATTGGCGGATTAGTGATTGA
- a CDS encoding ISL3 family transposase, translating into MEQLDYIKDSLDIKDPNITFEKTFDKFFTHREYHAKLDYDPPQCSVCQGKMTKYDFQKPCKIPYLEMAGCKVLIRLKKRRFKCQACGKMAVAKTSLVRENHQIPNIINHKITDKLMSREAMTKISEDLSVSVSTVYRQLNRFECKTDLTWLPENMSWDEYAFKKGKMSFIAQDFDANKIIAILDGRTQAVIRNHFLRYSHKVRSRVKVITMDMFSPYYDIAKTLFPKAKIVLDRFHIIQHLSRAMNRLRIQIMNQFERQSHEYKALKRYWKLIQQDSRNLNDKRFYRPTFRMHLTNQEIVQRLLSYSDELRHHYELFQCLLFHFQEKQEKHFFELISDTIKQVHPIFKTVLSTFLKDKEKIINALKLPYSNAKLEATNNLIKVIKRNAFGFRNFENFKKRIYLALNTTKEKTKLVLSRC; encoded by the coding sequence ATGGAACAACTAGATTATATCAAAGATTCGCTCGACATTAAAGACCCTAACATCACTTTTGAAAAGACATTTGACAAGTTCTTCACTCACAGAGAGTATCATGCCAAGTTAGATTATGATCCCCCTCAATGCTCTGTTTGTCAAGGAAAAATGACAAAGTACGATTTCCAAAAGCCTTGCAAAATTCCCTATCTGGAAATGGCGGGTTGTAAAGTACTGATTCGTCTCAAAAAGCGTCGCTTCAAATGTCAAGCGTGTGGGAAAATGGCTGTTGCTAAGACCTCTCTGGTCAGAGAAAATCACCAGATTCCCAACATCATTAACCACAAAATCACCGACAAACTCATGAGTCGTGAGGCAATGACAAAAATCTCTGAAGACCTGTCTGTCTCTGTGTCAACCGTCTATCGGCAGCTCAACCGCTTTGAGTGCAAGACCGATTTAACCTGGTTACCCGAGAACATGTCCTGGGATGAGTATGCTTTTAAGAAGGGAAAGATGAGCTTTATTGCCCAAGATTTCGATGCTAACAAGATTATCGCTATCCTTGATGGTCGGACGCAAGCTGTCATCAGAAATCATTTTTTGCGGTATTCTCACAAGGTGCGCAGTCGTGTTAAAGTCATCACCATGGATATGTTTAGTCCCTACTATGACATCGCTAAGACACTGTTTCCTAAGGCGAAGATTGTTCTCGATAGGTTCCACATTATTCAACATTTATCTCGCGCTATGAACCGTCTCCGTATCCAAATCATGAACCAATTTGAGCGTCAATCTCACGAATATAAGGCCTTGAAACGTTACTGGAAACTCATCCAACAAGATAGTCGTAACCTAAACGATAAACGGTTTTATCGTCCAACTTTTCGCATGCACTTGACCAATCAAGAGATTGTGCAACGTCTTTTGAGCTACTCTGATGAGCTACGTCACCACTATGAACTCTTCCAATGCCTTCTCTTTCATTTCCAAGAAAAGCAGGAGAAACACTTCTTTGAACTCATTTCTGATACCATCAAACAAGTCCATCCCATCTTCAAGACCGTCTTATCAACCTTTCTAAAAGACAAGGAAAAGATTATCAACGCCCTGAAACTACCTTATTCCAATGCCAAACTAGAGGCGACCAACAACCTTATTAAAGTCATTAAGCGAAATGCTTTTGGCTTTAGGAACTTCGAAAACTTCAAAAAACGGATTTATCTTGCTTTGAATACAACAAAAGAGAAGACCAAACTGGTCCTCTCTCGGTGTTAA
- the rpmG gene encoding 50S ribosomal protein L33 encodes MRVKIHLKCSECGSKNYLTSKNKVTHPEKIQVPKYCPKERKVTLHLES; translated from the coding sequence GTGCGCGTTAAAATTCATTTAAAATGCAGTGAGTGTGGTAGTAAAAATTATTTGACTAGTAAAAATAAGGTGACGCATCCAGAAAAAATTCAGGTGCCAAAATATTGTCCAAAAGAGCGTAAAGTGACTTTACACCTTGAATCTTAA